Proteins from one Fragaria vesca subsp. vesca linkage group LG6, FraVesHawaii_1.0, whole genome shotgun sequence genomic window:
- the LOC101293018 gene encoding uncharacterized protein LOC101293018, with amino-acid sequence MASGLHQWESDPLFSAAEVVQDSADRMESIFRFLLHELGLVQDDFPDPKLHASIDYHKRELATTLETAKWQLEDFERAVSFSAMTGKSQINGDVISRHKQFIRAIREQIAYVEKSLEGKSIEDPMRNTRWVNLNEQDRDGLALFLTGGNVTSDSYDGEDSNMLRRFLDPATSSSAKDGTSGIVEQKSREVENGVVHVDNNINSRKENNLRKVSSYPNTRLGFEFTETSCKRHGEGGSWDLEADEAIPENFSSKNKLRGVWSRINPYGFLTNIWTNYGSRVTRSYTKRFKDGEEQSHSPSSADVSHAPQGNQGMWLANGYRYFNALPLQFRTQIMHLQSWLGVIRARYQRSPYRIQVQRYAILLVLIIVLGLIIIGTHLG; translated from the exons ATGGCGTCGGGTTTGCACCAATGGGAATCAGACCCTCTCTTTTCAGCCGCTGAAGTTGTTCAAGATTCCGCTGACAG GATGGAATCGATTTTCCGCTTTCTGCTGCATGAGCTAGGTCTTGTTCAAGATGACTTTCCGGACCCAAAGTTGCATGCGTCGATAGATTATCATAAGCGTGAGCTTGCAACCACACTTGAAACGGCAAAGTGGCAG TTGGAAGATTTTGAAAGAGCAGTCAGCTTTTCAGCTATGACAGGCAAATCCCAGATAAACGGGGATGTAATTTCAAGGCACAAGCAGTTTATCAGAGCCATTAGGGAACAAATAGCTTATGTGGAGAAGAGCTTGGAGGGCAAATCAATCGAGGATCCAATGAGAAATACAAGATGGGTCAACTTGAATGAACAAGATAGAGATGGGTTGGCATTGTTTCTTACTGGGGGAAATGTCACATCTGATTCTTATGATGGAGAAGACAGTAATATGTTGAGAAGATTTCTTGATCCAGCCACGTCATCTAGTGCCAAAGACGGCACTTCTGGGATTGTTGAACAGAAAAGCAGAGAAGTTGAGAATGGAGTAGTGCATGTGGACAATAATATTAATTCTAGGAAGGAGAACAACTTGAGGAAAGTCAGTTCTTATCCTAATACGAGGTTAGGATTTGAATTTACAGAGACCTCTTGTAAGAGACATGGTGAAGGTGGTAGTTGGGATCTGGAGGCTGATGAAGCAATACCAGAAAACTTCTCAAGCAAGAACAAGTTGAGAGGTGTCTGGAGCAGAATTAATCCATATGGGTTCTTGACTAACATATGGACTAATTATGGGAGTAGGGTCACTAGGAGTTATACTAAGAGATTTAAAGATGGAGAAGAACAAAGTCATTCCCCATCATCTGCTGATGTATCTCATGCCCCCCAG GGTAATCAGGGTATGTGGTTAGCCAATGGGTATAGATATTTCAATGCACTACCTCTTCAGTTTCGAACACAAATTATGCACTTGCAGAGCTGGCTTGGTGTAATTAGGGCAAGATACCAAAGATCACCTTACCGCATCCAAGTCCAGAGATATGCTATTCTGTTGGTTTTGATAATAGTATTGGGACTTATTATTATAG GTACCCATCTTGGTTAA
- the LOC101293606 gene encoding glucosamine 6-phosphate N-acetyltransferase-like: MASNEEQKFQVRKLELSDKSKGFIELLRQLTTCDSVSDKDFEDRFMELQSRAEDHQVFVIEDDRSGKIVATGSVFIERKFIRNCGKVGHIEDVVVDSNARGLHLGKKLINSLTDYAHSVGCYKVILDCSVDNKAFYEKCGYKQKEIQMVKYFI; the protein is encoded by the coding sequence ATGGCAAGCAATGAGGAACAGAAATTCCAAGTTAGAAAATTAGAGCTCTCAGATAAAAGCAAGGGCTTTATAGAACTACTGCGACAGCTAACCACTTGCGACTCTGTATCTGACAAAGACTTTGAAGATCGGTTCATGGAGCTTCAGTCTCGTGCTGAAGACCATCAGGTGTTTGTTATAGAAGATGATCGTTCTGGGAAGATAGTTGCAACTGGGAGTGTGTTCATTGAAAGGAAGTTTATAAGGAACTGTGGTAAAGTTGGGCACATTGAAGATGTTGTGGTTGACTCCAATGCTCGTGGATTGCATTTAGGGAAAAAACTTATTAATTCCCTCACAGATTATGCTCATTCTGTGGGCTGTTATAAGGTGATTCTTGATTGCAGTGTTGATAATAAAGCATTCTATGAGAAATGTGGCTACAAGCAGAAAGAAATTCAGATGGTGAAGTATTTCATTTGA
- the LOC101293318 gene encoding iron-sulfur assembly protein IscA-like 2, mitochondrial-like, giving the protein MAPGTLILRRLTTHFANRIRQNQRLLSSHLYSSSALEEAPSSSSSSSANLDGVHMTDTCIQKMKQLKASEAQEKMLRLSVETGGCSGFQYVFDLVDDKTNPDDRVFEKEGVKLVVDNISYDFLKGATVDYVEELIRSAFQVTENPSAVQGCSCKSSFMVKL; this is encoded by the exons ATGGCTCCGGGGACGTTGATTCTTCGTCGGCTCACGACGCACTTTGCCAATCGAATCAGGCAGAACCAGAGGCTTCTCAGCTCTCATTTGTATTCCTCTTCGGCGTTGGAAGAAGCTCCTTCCTCTTCTTCTTCTTCCTCGGCGAACTTGGATGGCGTTCACATGACCGACACTTGTATTCAG AAAATGAAACAACTGAAAGCGAGTGAAGCACAGGAAAAGATGCTCCGCTTGAGTGTAGAAACAGGTGGATGTTCTGGGTTCCAGTATGTTTTTGATCTTGTGGATGACAAAACCAATCCAGATGACAG AGTGTTCGAGAAAGAAGGTGTAAAATTGGTGGTCGACAATATTTCGTATGATTTTTTGAAAGGGGCAACCGTTGATTATGTTGAGGAGCTGATCCGTTCTGCTTTTCAA GTGACAGAAAATCCAAGTGCAGTCCAGGGTTGCAGTTGCAAAAGTTCTTTCATGGTGAAATTATAG
- the LOC101293898 gene encoding 60S ribosomal protein L10a-2-like produces MSKLQSEALREAISQIKTNAETKKRKFTETVELQIGLKNYDPQKDKRFSGSVRLPHIPRPKMRVCMLGDAQHVEEAEKMGLAYMDVESLKKLNKNKKLVKKLAKKYHAFLASEAVIKQIPRLLGPGLNKAGKFPTLVSHQESLEAKLNETKAMVKFQLKKVLCMGVAVGNLAMEEKQIFQNVQLSVNFLVSLLKKNWQNVRSLNLKSTMGKAIRIY; encoded by the exons ATGAG TAAGCTTCAAAGTGAGGCATTGAGGGAGGCCATCTCCCAGATCAAGACTAATGCGGAGACCAAGAAGAGGAAGTTCACTGAGACTGTGGAGTTGCAGATTGGTCTGAAGAACTATGACCCACAAAAGGACAAGCGTTTCAGCGGTTCCGTCAGGCTTCCCCACATTCCTCGCCCCAAGATGAGGGTTTGTATGCTTGGAGATGCCCAGCATGTCGAAGAG GCTGAGAAGATGGGATTGGCCTACATGGATGTGGAATCCCTGAAGAAGCTTAACAAGAACAAGAAGCTTGTCAAGAAGCTTGCAAAGAAGTATCATGCTTTTTTGGCTTCTGAGGCTGTCATCAAGCAAATTCCTCGTCTTTTGGGCCCTGGACTCAACAAGGCAG GTAAGTTCCCAACTCTTGTGAGTCACCAGGAATCTCTGGAGGCAAAGCTTAATGAAACCAAGGCCATGGTGAAGTTCCAACTCAAGAAGGTTCTTTGTATGGGTGTTGCTGTCGGGAATCTTGCCATGGAGGAGAAGCAGATATTCCAGAATGTGCAACTCAGTGTCAATTTCTTGGTTTCTCTATTGAAGAAGAATTGGCAGAAT GTGAGGTCGTTGAACCTGAAGAGCACCATGGGCAAAGCAATTCGAATCTACTAA
- the LOC101311889 gene encoding uncharacterized protein LOC101311889: MAPRNYSISMAQYCCCVLKPIPGGFSWRKLPRWLKCLVLCKCIIGHITFWFGAFLLIFWLVFLPHEPRFTVTDAPLTQFIFSSSDSSTGTNLHYHLALNITIRNPNRRVGIYYRSMTVSASYRKKKFGLVNLTDPVPFYQGHKNTTLLHHLVLKGQQQLVKFGKRDISQFDKETVAGVYSINVQVTFRVNVRYGKNKVKFLKPETYDDQHINCKLKLPFSVTNETSGNGFKATKCDGVGIFKDLPY, translated from the coding sequence ATGGCCCCAAGAAATTATTCTATCTCCATGGCTCAATACTGTTGTTGCGTTCTCAAACCGATTCCTGGAGGGTTTTCGTGGCGAAAACTTCCCAGATGGTTAAAATGTCTGGTCTTGTGCAAGTGCATAATCGGCCACATCACGTTCTGGTTTGGAGCGTTCCTATTGATTTTCTGGCTGGTCTTCCTTCCTCACGAGCCTAGATTTACTGTTACGGATGCCCCTCTAACCCAATTCATTTTCAGCAGCAGTGACAGCAGCACCGGTACTAATCTTCACTACCACCTCGCCCTCAACATCACCATCAGAAACCCCAATAGAAGGGTCGGCATTTACTACCGCAGCATGACAGTGTCTGCTAGCTACAGAAAGAAGAAGTTTGGCCTGGTAAATTTGACGGATCCGGTACCATTTTACCAAGGCCACAAGAACACAACTCTCTTGCATCATCTTGTGCTTAAAGGGCAGCAGCAGTTGGTGAAATTTGGGAAGCGTGACATCTCCCAGTTTGACAAGGAGACTGTTGCTGGGGTTTATAGTATTAATGTGCAGGTAACTTTTCGGGTCAACGTCAGGTATGGAAAGAACAAGGTGAAGTTTTTGAAACCGGAAACCTACGATGACCAACATATCAACTGCAAGCTGAAACTTCCTTTCAGTGTTACTAATGAGACATCTGGTAATGGTTTCAAGGCTACAAAGTGCGATGGTGTTGGTATATTCAAGGACTTACCATACTGA
- the LOC101294187 gene encoding cytochrome b-c1 complex subunit 9-like isoform 2 — MESATARRSGGGLFEGLYRVIMRRNSVYVTFVIAGAFLGERAVDYGVHRLWEYNNVGKRYEDIPVLGQRPVDE; from the exons ATGGAATCAGCGACGGCTCGCAGAAGCGGTGGTGGCCTCTTCGAAGGTCTTTACAGGGTCATCATGCGCCGCAACTCCGTCTATGTCACCTTCGTCATCGCCGGCGCCTTTCTCGGCGAGCGG GCTGTGGATTATGGAGTTCATAGGCTATGGGAGTACAACAATGTTGGG AAACGGTATGAAGACATCCCAGTTTTGGGGCAAAGGCCAGTTGATGAGTAG
- the LOC101294187 gene encoding cytochrome b-c1 complex subunit 9-like isoform 1 gives MESATARRSGGGLFEGLYRVIMRRNSVYVTFVIAGAFLGERAVDYGVHRLWEYNNVGVCHLFNVCPLYFFFGALHALTDSMYMSL, from the exons ATGGAATCAGCGACGGCTCGCAGAAGCGGTGGTGGCCTCTTCGAAGGTCTTTACAGGGTCATCATGCGCCGCAACTCCGTCTATGTCACCTTCGTCATCGCCGGCGCCTTTCTCGGCGAGCGG GCTGTGGATTATGGAGTTCATAGGCTATGGGAGTACAACAATGTTGGGGTATGTCACCTGTTTAACGTTTGTCCGTTGTATTTCTTTTTTGGTGCTTTGCATGCACTCACTGATTCTATGTATATGAGTTTGTGA
- the LOC101294677 gene encoding probable cytosolic iron-sulfur protein assembly protein-like gives METLKQIQKLEGHTDRVWSLAWNPLSGLNGHPLKLASCSGDKTVRIWERKPSNSWECQAVLDDPHSRTVRSCSWSPSGKILATASFDGTTAIFQDVGDDYECVSTLEGHENEVKSVSWNASGSLLATCGRDKTVWIWEVLPGNEFECVAVLQGHTQDVKMVQWHPSVELLFSCSYDNTVKIWADDGEDDNWVCVQTLAQSNSGHSSTVWALSFNATGDKMVTCSDDLTLKIWGTDNGKMLSSDGFAPWSHLCTIAGYHDRTIFSVHWSRDNIIASGAADDAIRFFVENNESDSLVNGPSYNLLLKKEKAHDMDINSVQWCPGENRLLASAADDGTIKIWELTSVSC, from the exons ATGGAGACTCTCAAGCAGATTCAGAAGCTCGAGGGCCACACCGACCGGGTCTGGAGCCTCGCGTGGAACCCACTCTCCGGTCTCAACGGCCACCCCCTAAAACTCGCCTCATGCAGCGGCGATAAAACCGTCCGTATCTGGGAACGCAAACCCTCCAACTCCTGGGAATGCCAG GCAGTTCTGGATGATCCGCACAGCAGGACCGTCCGATCGTGCTCTTGGTCCCCCTCCGGTAAAATCCTAGCCACCGCCAGCTTCGACGGCACCACCGCGATTTTCCAGGACGTTGGGGACGATTACGAGTGCGTCTCCACTTTAGAG GGTCACGAGAATGAAGTGAAGAGTGTGTCTTGGAATGCGTCCGGGTCTCTGCTTGCGACTTGCGGGAGGGACAAGACTGTGTGGATATGGGAGGTGTTGCCGGGGAATGAGTTTGAGTGCGTTGCGGTGTTGCAAGGCCATACGCAAGATGTGAAGATGGTTCAGTGGCATCCCTCTGTGGAGCTTTTGTTTTCGTGTAGCTATGACAACACTGTCAAG ATATGGGCAGATGATGGTGAGGATGATAACTGGGTGTGTGTGCAAACGTTAGCTCAATCTAACAG TGGTCACTCTTCTACTGTATGGGCTCTATCATTTAATGCTACGGGAGACAAAATGGTTACCTGCAG TGATGATCTTACCCTAAAGATATGGGGAACAGACAACGGGAAGATGCTATCTTCGGATGGCTTTGCACCTTG GAGTCATCTTTGCACTATTGCGGGTTATCATGACAGGACTATATTTTCAGTTCATTGGTCAAG GGACAATATCATTGCCAGTGGAGCTGCTGATGATGCCATAAGATTTTTTGTGGAGAATAATGAGAGCGATAGTTTG GTCAATGGACCTTCCTATAACTTGCTTCTCAAGAAGGAGAAAGCCCACGACATGGATATAAATTCAGTGCAGTGGTGCCCTGGG GAGAATAGGCTTCTTGCTTCTGCAGCTGATGACGGGACGATCAAAATATGGGAGCTGACATCTGTTAGCTGCTGA
- the LOC101312179 gene encoding putative pentatricopeptide repeat-containing protein At1g68930-like produces the protein MYSKCGHVDYALKVFDEMPHRNLVSWTAMVTGFSQNARFSECFKAFSEMRRAGESPTQFAFASVIKGCVVLGSVEMGRQLHCLALKLGLSCELFVGSNLADMYSKCGVMVDSCRVFEEMPCKDAVSWTSMIDGYAKSGEFEAALVSYKRMINDGIGVDKYVVSSALSACSALRDCQFGKCVHSTVVKLGLEVEVAVGNALVDMYSKSGDMESASNVFRIDPERRNIVSYSSLINGYVEMDEIEKAFSVFVDLQREGVEPNQFTFSSLVKACANQAALEQGIQLHAQVVKFKFDRDDFVVSVLVDMYGKCGLLDHSIQVFNEVATPTEVAWNSLLSVFAVHGLGNDALKTFSRMVQAGVKPNAITFVSLLTGCSHAGLVKEGLKYFYSMEKTYGIVPRAGHYSCIIDLLGRAGRLEEAEEFINSMPLQPNAFGWCSFLGACTIHGDKERGKLAAEKLIQLEPENSGAHVLLSTLHAKEKKWDDFRIVRKMMRDSSMKKLPGYSWVDVGNKTHTFGAKDWSHSQKKEIYEKLDSLLDQIKKVGYVPNTDLVLHDMDDNSKVELLHHHSERIAIAFALISMPAGKPIIVKKNIRVCLDCHSAIKYISLVVGRKIIVRDNTRFHHFADGLCSCGDYW, from the coding sequence ATGTACTCCAAATGTGGCCACGTCGACTACGCCCTCAAGGTTTTCGACGAAATGCCTCACAGAAACTTGGTTTCCTGGACTGCCATGGTAACCGGGTTTTCGCAGAACGCGAGGTTCTCGGAGTGCTTCAAGGCCTTTTCGGAGATGAGAAGAGCTGGGGAGAGCCCGACCCAGTTTGCATTTGCGAGTGTGATTAAAGGTTGTGTGGTTCTTGGGTCGGTTGAGATGGGGAGGCAGCTGCATTGTCTTGCTTTGAAATTGGGTTTGTCTTGTGAGTTGTTTGTGGGGAGTAACTTGGCGGATATGTATTCGAAATGTGGGGTGATGGTTGATTCTTGTAGGGTTTTTGAGGAGATGCCGTGTAAGGATGCTGTGTCGTGGACTTCGATGATTGATGGGTATGCAAAGAGTGGGGAGTTTGAGGCGGCTTTAGTGAGTTATAAGAGAATGATTAATGATGGGATTGGTGTAGATAAATATGTTGTTTCTAGTGCATTGAGTGCTTGTTCTGCACTGAGGGATTGTCAGTTTGGAAAGTGTGTTCATTCGACGGTTGTGAAGTTGGGATTGGAAGTGGAGGTGGCTGTGGGAAATGCTCTAGTTGATATGTACTCGAAATCAGGAGATATGGAGAGTGCTTCAAATGTGTTTCGGATTGACCCTGAGCGGAGAAATATTGTGTCGTATTCCTCTCTGATCAATGGTTATGTCGAGATGGATGAAATCGAGAAGGCTTTTAGTGTGTTTGTGGACTTACAGAGGGAGGGAGTTGAGCCTAATCAGTTCACTTTCTCTAGCTTGGTCAAGGCCTGTGCCAACCAAGCAGCACTTGAACAAGGGATCCAACTTCATGCTCAGGTGGTCAAGTTTAAATTTGATAGAGACGATTTTGTGGTTTCTGTTCTTGTTGATATGTATGGAAAATGTGGGTTGCTTGATCATTCAATACAAGTGTTTAATGAGGTAGCCACTCCGACTGAAGTAGCATGGAATTCGTTGTTAAGTGTATTTGCAGTTCATGGCTTAGGAAATGATGCCTTGAAAACTTTTAGTAGAATGGTCCAAGCAGGAGTGAAACCAAATGCAATAACATTTGTCAGTCTTTTAACAGGGTGTAGCCATGCTGGATTGGTAAAGGAAGGTTTAAAGTACTTTTACTCCATGGAGAAAACATATGGAATAGTACCTAGAGCTGGACATTACTCTTGCATTATTGATTTACTTGGCCGGGCTGGAAGGCTTGAAGAGGCAGAAGAATTTATTAACAGCATGCCATTGCAGCCAAATGCTTTTGGGTGGTGCTCTTTTCTCGGTGCTTGCACAATCCATGGTGATAAAGAGAGGGGGAAACTGGCAGCTGAGAAATTGATACAGCTCGAACCTGAGAACAGTGGAGCACATGTTTTGCTTTCAACTCTGCACGCGAAGGAGAAAAAATGGGATGATTTCAGAATTGTGAGGAAGATGATGAGAGACAGCAGCATGAAGAAACTGCCCGGTTATAGTTGGGTTGATGTTGGAAACAAAACACACACATTTGGAGCCAAGGATTGGTCTCATTCTCAGAAAAAAGAAATATATGAGAAACTTGATAGTCTTCTTGATCAGATAAAGAAAGTTGGGTATGTTCCAAATACAGATCTTGTTCTACATGATATGGACGACAATTCAAAGGTAGAGCTGCTTCACCATCATAGTGAGAGGATAGCCATTGCATTTGCACTGATAAGTATGCCTGCCGGGAAGCCAATCATTGTGAAGAAAAATATAAGGGTGTGTTTGGATTGCCATTCTGCAATCAAGTACATCTCCTTAGTTGTTGGAAGGAAGATTATTGTTAGGGATAATACCCGGTTTCACCATTTCGCAGATGGCTTGTGTTCATGCGGGGATTACTGGTAA
- the LOC101294961 gene encoding cell division protein FtsZ homolog 2-1, chloroplastic-like, translating to MATYASTHFTFSDTRNPVGVLTRVGGRLLVGNHFERVRSVRMLPEGKFGFVGAVHKLNLNQFKNSHSVGSYPNKDPFLNLHPEVSMLRGEGNNTSSNLRKDTPGGSVTESLSDKSSPNNYNEAKIKVIGVGGGGSNAVNRMIESAMKGVEFWIVNTDVQAMRMSPVFPENRLQIGQELTRGLGAGGNPDVGMNAAKESRESIEEALFGSDMVFVTAGMGGGTGTGGAPVVAGVAKSMGILTVGVVTTPFSFEGRKRAVQAQEGIAALRENVDTLIVIPNDKLLTAVSQSTPVTEAFNLADDILRQGVRGISDIITIPGLVNVDFADVRAIMANAGSSLMGIGTATGKTRARDAALNAIQSPLLDIGIERATGIVWNITGGTDLTLYEVNAAAEVIYDLVDPTANLIFGAVTDPSLTGQVSITLIATGFKRQEESDGRPLQAQGDVTLGINRRPSSFTEGSAVEIPDFLKKKGRSRYPRV from the exons ACACATTTTACTTTTTCGGATACTCGGAACCCGGTTGGGGTTCTAACTAGAGTTGGAGGGAGATTGTTAGTGGGGAATCACTTCGAAAGAGTTAGAAGTGTGAGAATGCTGCCTGAGGGGAAGTTTGGGTTTGTGGGTGCAGTCCATAAGTTGAATTTGAATCAATTCAAAAACTCTCACAGTGTGGGTTCGTATCCGAATAAAGACCCTTTTCTGAATCTACACCCGGAAGTGTCTATGCTCAGAGGTGAGGGGAATAATACGTCAAGCAATCTGAGGAAAGATACTCCAGGTGGGAGTGTGACTGAGAGCTTGAGTGACAAATCTTCTCCGAATAATTACAATGAAGCAAAAATTAAAGTTATTGGTGTTGGTGGTGGAGGGTCAAATGCAGTCAATCGTATGATTGAGAGTGCAATGAAGGGTGTGGAGTTCTGGATTGTTAACACCGATGTTCAAGCCATGAGAATGTCGCCTGTTTTTCCTGAGAACCGTTTACAAATTGGTCAAGAGCTTACCAGGGGTCTTGGAGCTGGTGGAAACCCGGATGTTGGTATGAATGCTGCCAAAGAAAGTCGAGAATCAATAGAAGAAGCATTATTTGGGTCAGACATGGTTTTCGTTACG GCTGGAATGGGTGGAGGAACTGGAACTGGTGGAGCTCCTGTAGTTGCAGGTGTTGCAAAATCAATGGGGATCCTGACGGTTGGTGTTGTGACAACTCCTTTCTCTTTTGAGGGACGAAAACGGGCGGTTCAAGCTCAGGAAGGGATTGCAGCTTTGAGAGAGAATGTCGACACACTGATAGTCATTCCAAATGACAAGTTGTTGACTGCAGTTTCCCAGTCTACTCCAGTAACAGAGGCATTTAATTTAGCTGATGATATTCTTCGACAAGGTGTTCGTGGTATCTCTGATATAATTACG ATTCCCGGGCTGGTAAACGTCGACTTTGCTGATGTAAGGGCTATAATGGCAAATGCAGGTTCGTCATTGATGGGGATAGGAACTGCAACTG GGAAGACAAGGGCTAGGGATGCTGCATTAAATGCCATTCAATCACCTTTATTAGATATTGGTATAGAGAGGGCAACTGGAATTGTGTGGAACATAACTGGTGGAACTGATTTGACACTCTATGAG GTCAATGCTGCCGCAGAGGTTATATATGATCTTGTAGATCCAACAGCAAATCTAATATTTGGAGCAGTGACAGATCCATCACTCACTGGTCAA GTTAGTATCACTCTAATTGCTACTGGTTTCAAACGCCAAGAGGAAAGTGATGGGAGGCCACTCCAG GCACAAGGAGATGTTACTCTTGGAATCAATCGAAGACCTTCCTCCTTCACAGAGGGCAGTGCAGTTGAGATTCCTGATTTCTTGAAGAAGAAAGGTCGCTCACGTTATCCAAGAGTTTAA